A segment of the Aureimonas sp. SA4125 genome:
TTGCAAGTGGCGACCAATAATCCGTGCGCACGGCGCAGTTCGAGTGCCGCCGTCTCCATCGCCGGCGTGTTGCCGCCATGCGCACTGACCACCACGAGACGGCGGAACCCGGCGGCAGCCAGCCCCTCGCCGACGGCGACCAGACCCTCGACCGCCTGCCGCCAGCCCTGGTCGAGCGTGCCGGCAAAGCCGCCATGTTCGGCCGAGGCCCCGATCCGCCCGACTGGCAGGAAGGTCACGGCGAGATCATCCGGGAGAATGCCGAGGACGGTTTCGATCATGTGGTCGGCGATCAACGCGTCGGTCCCGAGCGGCAGGTGCGGGCCGTGCTGCTCGATCGCGGCGATGGGCACGACGGCGATTGCGGCTGCCATATCCGTCTCGGCAGCGAGTTCGGTCGACGTCATTTCTTCGTAGCGGCGGCGCATCGGCATCCCGTCGTCGGCAAGGTCCAGTGTGGTCTCTATCGCGGCGGC
Coding sequences within it:
- a CDS encoding creatininase family protein, yielding MRRRYEEMTSTELAAETDMAAAIAVVPIAAIEQHGPHLPLGTDALIADHMIETVLGILPDDLAVTFLPVGRIGASAEHGGFAGTLDQGWRQAVEGLVAVGEGLAAAGFRRLVVVSAHGGNTPAMETAALELRRAHGLLVATCNWMRFGFPSGLLPDDELAHGIHGGAAETALMLHFRPDLVRSDGLAAFPSLQAELERTSTRLRAHGRLGFGWMAGDLNPAGVVGDTRLATAEIGRAIAAHQAEGFAELLRDVAGFDLGRLA